The following proteins are encoded in a genomic region of Magnolia sinica isolate HGM2019 chromosome 1, MsV1, whole genome shotgun sequence:
- the LOC131252346 gene encoding uncharacterized protein LOC131252346, giving the protein MGNKPAKQDKEEILVKAMPPLDQAVVRWLARDVKRVHDFAPKNPRAIKPPDHYIEYMRLNGWLELNLDDPDLAHLFK; this is encoded by the coding sequence ATGGGAAACAAACCTGCGAAGCAAGACAAAGAAGAAATCCTAGTAAAAGCTATGCCTCCGCTGGACCAGGCAGTTGTTCGGTGGCTTGCTCGAGATGTCAAAAGGGTGCATGACTTTGCTCCGAAGAACCCACGTGCTATAAAACCACCTGACCATTATATTGAGTACATGCGCCttaatggatggttggaattgAATTTGGATGATCCTGATCTGGCCCACCTTTTCAAGTAA